Proteins encoded together in one Asterias rubens chromosome 4, eAstRub1.3, whole genome shotgun sequence window:
- the LOC117289144 gene encoding uncharacterized protein LOC117289144 isoform X2 — protein sequence MTIILRMQKLPWSATSMDIRRYFNGLSIPDGGVHIVGGEAGDVFIAFSSDEDARRAMQTQNRPLCGNKIDLMLSSKNEMQEIIAHNRAVAQVKSDPFQHSQSPAPSNQPAMQSVGDSLNPTRDLPGFKDPLETQHHSKLTLPSELVLALGQSSQIGEIFPGGSPLPGKISDLLSSFSRKRDDVPQNEQREPEGIQRGTPMRHDARPFVGDKDVQFADQARGSAFRNPEELQRNMEGSGDMDSRIPSERRPPLLREPGRPSRFQQGPDDQSKISRPPYGQYNEEEDDRRNKRFKPGAEHSPSPRPFDQGLPHLKEALLSDPNQPQERFGDKNWDRPFDRPEPGFQDNFRENAYLGNSGPSDHRSGFGPGDQGNQRGQMFEDGGLYGPEGRRNQKDLGVEGGRHAGDPFGLNDPFNVDNSRGSSREKGSVEDYKRDSGPFDGNDRNRKSAVGQRDNRHPANMGMGGIAGPEHQMGTRDYLRESSISSSVETRGGSSGRIGRDDRKYPSDPMGLGSLIGPGERRAPDDRMGPSDRWGPGDPIGVDGRLSPNGRMSRGGVDDNGTGRLMGPDGVHGLVDKRAPNDRKGLESLMSMGDRMGPGDRMGPGDRTGDCMGPGDRMGLGDRMGPGDRMGPGDPMGPGDRMGPGDRMGPGDRMGPGDRMGDHMGQEHRMGGHMGPGNHMGPGDRMGPGDRMGPDERMGPGDRMDPDRPIGPGGPMDQGSRRGPNERMGPVGDMGDRGLMGPDDYMGPDGQMGIDDRRGFRGRMSPDEFRDVGNYIGAKGPSDFRGSTEYGDLVGNRGPNDRNDHRRRPGPEGQWEPVRNSGPGRLGPDGRFEPEERFGPRRPLGSREYQEFGSRDYMEPEKRQFDLEKREAIERPFEERPGPHDRMGKDEFMRSREGVGPENHFQRQSRFAPAEGQMRQENLGPGGFRGMDDQARRGDDMRRGERGTPGPYSDEPKLPSLLGDKLPLSKHSEEREQPHDRRSGDDCCVRVVGMPLGVTVADVVTFFSGVRIADNSIRLVVDNLTNKPNGNAFVKFASAEDATKACRLPRKFMANRYIEVGRCKEYDWINAKGYRVQPEALPSKLEKQGIHRSRSRSPLRSTCVELKGIPHHTEVHGIKDLFYGTILSSDKIVILTSSDNTSLGSAFVEFPDHQSFDKALRKRDLYIGRHSVDIRPVAKEVMNTRILEHKKRNPDKQTRSASSSRDPKDGSSRSRSSASSRDARSSGARDRDTREPSSRDKSSRDQDSRQSSSKHGRDSQRSSDKEPKSRDQDSRQSTPRSKDNKETGSRVSDSRSRYSGESSSSQKRDSDPKNQDTRKSGSSSKSSQRDSDQKNLAMSSKLPSSQPAMKSPPVQSGHIVKNVTPKKEPPKVPDHVIPVEIPIIPANEMKKPNPDEKCCIHMRNMPYNTSEDEIHSFFDEMKLRPLMVHFLITPDGRPNGQAYVEFANAADAHKAIAKTDARIQDRSILMGILTRRHLEECLAQGRPPHPPPQGPPAGPRGPPFHHRSPGDYRPPLLNTPDGRRDGPPFGMRGPPRGPRPSLPPIEVLIGRRCVVGASNLPFDIPIPAIIDFFSNHNVVPETVRLKTTERGRTTGEAMVAFRTAGDASRAITDLNGSVIGGRTLRLHLMKP from the exons ATGACAATAATTCTCAGGATGCAGAAGCTGCCATGGTCGGCAACGTCCATGGACATCCGGCGATATTTCAACGGACTTAGTATCCCTGATGGCGGTGTTCACATAGTCGGCGGAGAGGCGGGCGATGTCTTCATCGCCTTCTCATCGGATGAAGATGCCCGCAGAGCAATGCAGACACAGAACCGGCCTCTTTGCGGAAACAAGATTGACCTGATGCTGAGCAGTAAAAATGAGATGCAGGAGATAATTGCCCACAATAGAGCCGTAGCCCAAGTTAAGTCAGATCCGTTCCAGCATTCTCAAAGCCCTGCCCCTTCTAATCAGCCTGCGATGCAATCTGTTGGAGACTCCCTTAATCCGACCAGAGATCTTCCAGGTTTTAAAGACCCCTTGGAGACTCAACATCATTCTAAACTAACCCTCCCAAGTGAACTTGTACTCGCGCTTGGTCAAAGTTCCCAAATTGGAGAAATTTTCCCCGGTGGTTCTCCACTTCCAGGGAAAATCTCTGATCTTTTATCTAGTTTCAGCAGGAAAAGGGATGATGTTCCCCAAAATGAACAAAGGGAGCCAGAAGGTATTCAGCGTGGAACACCAATGCGCCATGATGCCAGGCCATTTGTTGGCGATAAGGATGTGCAATTTGCAGACCAGGCGAGGGGAAGCGCATTTAGAAACCCTGAAGAACTTCAAAGGAACATGGAGGGCTCCGGTGACATGGATTCACGTATTCCATCAGAGAGAAGGCCACCTCTTCTTCGTGAACCTGGCAGGCCATCAAGATTTCAGCAAGGCCCTGATGATCAGTCGAAAATATCTAGGCCACCATATGGACAATACAATGAAGAAGAGGATGATCGTCGCAACAAACGATTTAAGCCGGGAGCTGAGCATAGTCCATCACCACGTCCTTTTGATCAGGGTCTTCCACACCTTAAAGAAGCACTATTGAGTGACCCAAACCAACCACAGGAAAGATTCGGGGACAAGAATTGGGACAGACCATTTGATAGACCTGAACCAGGGTTTCAAGATAATTTCAGAGAAAATGCATACTTAGGAAATTCTGGGCCAAGTGATCACAGAAGCGGCTTCGGTCCAGGTGACCAAGGAAACCAGAGAGGTCAAATGTTCGAGGATGGCGGTTTATATGGACCAGAGGGTCGCCGAAATCAGAAGGACTTAGGTGTTGAAGGGGGACGACATGCTGGAGATCCATTCGGCCTGAATGATCCTTTCAATGTTGATAATTCCAGAGGAAGTAGTAGAGAAAAGGGTAGTGTGGAAGATTACAAGAGGGACAGTGGACCTTTTGATGGTAATGATCGCAATCGGAAATCAGCAGTAGGTCAAAGGGATAACAGACATCCAGCCAACATGGGTATGGGAGGTATTGCAGGCCCTGAACACCAAATGGGTACAAGAGATTATTTGAGGGAAAGCAGCATTTCATCTTCAGTTGAAACTCGAGGAGGCTCATCAGGGCGTATTGGTCGAGATGACCGCAAGTATCCTTCAGATCCTATGGGTTTAGGGAGTCTAATTGGACCTGGTGAGAGGAGGGCTCCTGATGATCGCATGGGTCCCAGTGATAGATGGGGTCCAGGTGATCCCATTGGTGTTGATGGTCGCCTGAGTCCAAATGGTCGCATGAGTCGAGGTGGTGTAGATGACAATGGGACAGGTAGACTCATGGGTCCTGATGGTGTTCATGGTCTTGTTGATAAAAGAGCTCCCAACGACCGTAAAGGTCTTGAAAGTCTGATGAGTATGGGTGATCGCATGGGTCCAGGAGATCGCATGGGTCCAGGAGATCGTACGGGTGATTGCATGGGTCCAGGAGATCGCATGGGTCTAGGAGATCGCATGGGTCCAGGAGATCGCATGGGTCCAGGAGATCCCATGGGTCCAGGAGATCGCATGGGTCCAGGAGATCGCATGGGTCCAGGAGATCGCATGGGTCCTGGAGATCGCATGGGTGATCACATGGGTCAAGAACATCGCATGGGTGGTCACATGGGTCCGGGAAATCACATGGGGCCTGGAGATCGCATGGGGCCTGGAGATCGCATGGGTCCAGACGAGCGCATGGGTCCAGGAGATCGCATGGATCCAGATCGTCCAATAGGCCCAGGTGGTCCTATGGATCAAGGAAGTCGCAGAGGTCCTAATGAACGTATGGGTCCTGTTGGTGATATGGGTGATCGAGGTCTTATGGGTCCTGATGATTACATGGGTCCGGATGGTCAAATGGGCATTGATGATCGCAGGGGTTTTCGTGGTCGCATGAGCCCAGATGAATTTAGAGATGTTGGTAATTACATTGGAGCAAAGGGGCCATCAGATTTCAGGGGATCAACAGAGTATGGAGATCTAGTTGGAAACAGAGGACCAAATGATCGTAACGACCATAGGAGGAGGCCAGGGCCTGAGGGTCAGTGGGAACCAGTTAGAAATAGTGGTCCAGGAAGGTTGGGACCTGATGGACGCTTTGAGCCAGAAGAACGTTTTGGTCCAAGACGTCCCTTGGGTTCAAGGGAATATCAGGAATTTGGTTCAAGAGATTACATGGAGCCTGAAAAGAGACAATTTGATTTGGAAAAAAGAGAAGCTATTGAAAGACCCTTTGAAGAACGTCCTGGACCCCATGATAGGATGGGAAAAGATGAGTTTATGAGATCAAGAGAAGGTGTGGGACCCGAGAATCACTTTCAACGACAGAGTCGTTTCGCACCTGCAGAGGGTCAAATGCGGCAAGAGAATCTAGGTCCAGGAGGGTTTAGAGGAATGGATGATCAAGCAAGGAGAGGTGATGACATGAGAAGAGGTGAGCGTGGCACACCAGGGCCATATTCAGATGAACCAAAACTCCCTTCTTTGCTTGGTGACAAGTTACCTCTGTCCAAACACAGTGAGGAAAGAGAACAGCCTCATGATAGAAGATCAGGTGATGACTGTTGTGTCCGCGTAGTTGGTATGCCGTTGGGTGTCACAGTAGCTGATGTTGTCACCTTTTTCAGTGGTGTACGCATTGCTGATAACAGCATACGGTTAGTTGTTGATAACTTGACCAACAAGCCAAATGGTAACGCTTTTGTTAAGTTTGCCAGTGCAGAAGATGCAACCAAAGCATGTAGACTCCCTCGAAAATTTATGGCAAACAGATACATTGAAGTAGGCCGATGCAAAGAGTATGACTGGATCAATGCCAAGGGTTACAGAGTCCAACCTGAAGCTCTCCCTTCAaagttagaaaaacaaggaatcCATAGGTCTCGTTCCCGCTCACCACTTCGTTCTACCTGTGTTGAACTAAAGGGGATACCACATCACACTGAAGTCCATGGCATCAAAGACCTTTTTTATGGCACTATTTTATCAAGTgacaaaattgtaattttgacAAGTAGCGATAACACATCTTTAGGAAGTGCATTTGTTGAATTTCCGGATCATCAGTCATTTGATAAGGCACTGCGCAAACGTGATTTGTATATTGGTAGGCATTCAGTGGACATTAGACCAGTCGCTAAAGAAGTGATGAACACACGTATTCTTGAACACAAGAAACGAAACccagacaaacagacaagatCAGCTTCCAGTTCGAGAGACCCAAAAGATGGCAGCTCCAGAAGTAGAAGTTCTGCATCATCCAGAGACGCAAGGAGTTCTGGAGCAAGAGACCGCGACACAAGGGAACCCAGCTCCAGAGATAAGAGCTCACGCGACCAAGATTCAAGACAGTCATCTTCTAAGCATGGCAGAGACAGTCAAAGGAGCAGTGATAAGGAGCCGAAATCTAGAGACCAGGATTCTCGACAGTCTACACCCAGAAGCAAAGACAACAAAGAAACTGGATCAAGGGTCTCAGATTCTCGAAGTCGTTATTCAGGAGAGTCAAGCAGCTCACAGAAGCGTGATAGCGATCCAAAAAATCAGGACACTAGAAAGTCAGGATCAAGCTCAAAATCAAGTCAGAGAGACTCTGACCAAAAGAACCTGGCAATGTCCTCAAAATTACCAAGTTCTCAACCAGCCATGAAATCCCCGCCAGTCCAGTCAGGACACATTGTTAAGAATGTGACTCCAAAGAAAGAACCCCCTAAGGTACCTGATCACGTTATCCCTGTGGAGATTCCCATCATTCCTgccaatgaaatgaaaaaaccGAACCCAGATGAGAAATGTTGCATCCACATGCGTAACATGCCGTACAATACATCCGAAGATGAAATACACAGTTTCTTTGATGAGATGAAGCTCAGACCCCTGATGGTGCATTTCTTAATCACACCGGACGGACGACCAAATGGACAAGCCTACGTAGAATTCGCAAATGCTGCTGATGCACACAAAGCCATCGCCAAAACAGATGCTCGCATCCAGGACCGTAGCATCCTGATGGGCATTTTAACAAGACGCCACCTAGAAGAGTGCCTCGCTCAAGGTAGACCTCCACATCCACCTCCTCAAGGGCCACCTGCTGGACCAAGAGGACCACCATTTCACCATCGTTCTCCAGGTGATTACAGACCACCCCTCCTTAACACCCCGGATGGGCGAAGGGATGGACCACCATTTGGAATGAGAGGACCTCCAAGAGGCCCCCGACCTTCTCTACCCCCTATTGAGGTCCTCATCGGACGAAGGTGTGTGGTTGGGGCCAGTAACCTGCCCTTCGATATCCCAATACCAGCCATTATTGATTTCTTCAGTAACCATAATGTTGTGCCTGAAACTGTGAGACTGAAGACCACTGAGCGAGGAAGGACTACTGGAGAAGCCATGGTTGCCTTCAGGACTGCAGGGGATGCTAGTCGGGCCATAACAGATCTGAACGGCAGTGTCATTGGAGGCAGGACACTTCGCTTGCATTTGAT GAAACCATAA
- the LOC117289144 gene encoding uncharacterized protein LOC117289144 isoform X1, which produces MTKQFPEPHFQLPTIMTIILRMQKLPWSATSMDIRRYFNGLSIPDGGVHIVGGEAGDVFIAFSSDEDARRAMQTQNRPLCGNKIDLMLSSKNEMQEIIAHNRAVAQVKSDPFQHSQSPAPSNQPAMQSVGDSLNPTRDLPGFKDPLETQHHSKLTLPSELVLALGQSSQIGEIFPGGSPLPGKISDLLSSFSRKRDDVPQNEQREPEGIQRGTPMRHDARPFVGDKDVQFADQARGSAFRNPEELQRNMEGSGDMDSRIPSERRPPLLREPGRPSRFQQGPDDQSKISRPPYGQYNEEEDDRRNKRFKPGAEHSPSPRPFDQGLPHLKEALLSDPNQPQERFGDKNWDRPFDRPEPGFQDNFRENAYLGNSGPSDHRSGFGPGDQGNQRGQMFEDGGLYGPEGRRNQKDLGVEGGRHAGDPFGLNDPFNVDNSRGSSREKGSVEDYKRDSGPFDGNDRNRKSAVGQRDNRHPANMGMGGIAGPEHQMGTRDYLRESSISSSVETRGGSSGRIGRDDRKYPSDPMGLGSLIGPGERRAPDDRMGPSDRWGPGDPIGVDGRLSPNGRMSRGGVDDNGTGRLMGPDGVHGLVDKRAPNDRKGLESLMSMGDRMGPGDRMGPGDRTGDCMGPGDRMGLGDRMGPGDRMGPGDPMGPGDRMGPGDRMGPGDRMGPGDRMGDHMGQEHRMGGHMGPGNHMGPGDRMGPGDRMGPDERMGPGDRMDPDRPIGPGGPMDQGSRRGPNERMGPVGDMGDRGLMGPDDYMGPDGQMGIDDRRGFRGRMSPDEFRDVGNYIGAKGPSDFRGSTEYGDLVGNRGPNDRNDHRRRPGPEGQWEPVRNSGPGRLGPDGRFEPEERFGPRRPLGSREYQEFGSRDYMEPEKRQFDLEKREAIERPFEERPGPHDRMGKDEFMRSREGVGPENHFQRQSRFAPAEGQMRQENLGPGGFRGMDDQARRGDDMRRGERGTPGPYSDEPKLPSLLGDKLPLSKHSEEREQPHDRRSGDDCCVRVVGMPLGVTVADVVTFFSGVRIADNSIRLVVDNLTNKPNGNAFVKFASAEDATKACRLPRKFMANRYIEVGRCKEYDWINAKGYRVQPEALPSKLEKQGIHRSRSRSPLRSTCVELKGIPHHTEVHGIKDLFYGTILSSDKIVILTSSDNTSLGSAFVEFPDHQSFDKALRKRDLYIGRHSVDIRPVAKEVMNTRILEHKKRNPDKQTRSASSSRDPKDGSSRSRSSASSRDARSSGARDRDTREPSSRDKSSRDQDSRQSSSKHGRDSQRSSDKEPKSRDQDSRQSTPRSKDNKETGSRVSDSRSRYSGESSSSQKRDSDPKNQDTRKSGSSSKSSQRDSDQKNLAMSSKLPSSQPAMKSPPVQSGHIVKNVTPKKEPPKVPDHVIPVEIPIIPANEMKKPNPDEKCCIHMRNMPYNTSEDEIHSFFDEMKLRPLMVHFLITPDGRPNGQAYVEFANAADAHKAIAKTDARIQDRSILMGILTRRHLEECLAQGRPPHPPPQGPPAGPRGPPFHHRSPGDYRPPLLNTPDGRRDGPPFGMRGPPRGPRPSLPPIEVLIGRRCVVGASNLPFDIPIPAIIDFFSNHNVVPETVRLKTTERGRTTGEAMVAFRTAGDASRAITDLNGSVIGGRTLRLHLMKP; this is translated from the exons ATGACAAAACA ATTTCCTGAACCACATTTCCAGCTACCTACCATCATGACAATAATTCTCAGGATGCAGAAGCTGCCATGGTCGGCAACGTCCATGGACATCCGGCGATATTTCAACGGACTTAGTATCCCTGATGGCGGTGTTCACATAGTCGGCGGAGAGGCGGGCGATGTCTTCATCGCCTTCTCATCGGATGAAGATGCCCGCAGAGCAATGCAGACACAGAACCGGCCTCTTTGCGGAAACAAGATTGACCTGATGCTGAGCAGTAAAAATGAGATGCAGGAGATAATTGCCCACAATAGAGCCGTAGCCCAAGTTAAGTCAGATCCGTTCCAGCATTCTCAAAGCCCTGCCCCTTCTAATCAGCCTGCGATGCAATCTGTTGGAGACTCCCTTAATCCGACCAGAGATCTTCCAGGTTTTAAAGACCCCTTGGAGACTCAACATCATTCTAAACTAACCCTCCCAAGTGAACTTGTACTCGCGCTTGGTCAAAGTTCCCAAATTGGAGAAATTTTCCCCGGTGGTTCTCCACTTCCAGGGAAAATCTCTGATCTTTTATCTAGTTTCAGCAGGAAAAGGGATGATGTTCCCCAAAATGAACAAAGGGAGCCAGAAGGTATTCAGCGTGGAACACCAATGCGCCATGATGCCAGGCCATTTGTTGGCGATAAGGATGTGCAATTTGCAGACCAGGCGAGGGGAAGCGCATTTAGAAACCCTGAAGAACTTCAAAGGAACATGGAGGGCTCCGGTGACATGGATTCACGTATTCCATCAGAGAGAAGGCCACCTCTTCTTCGTGAACCTGGCAGGCCATCAAGATTTCAGCAAGGCCCTGATGATCAGTCGAAAATATCTAGGCCACCATATGGACAATACAATGAAGAAGAGGATGATCGTCGCAACAAACGATTTAAGCCGGGAGCTGAGCATAGTCCATCACCACGTCCTTTTGATCAGGGTCTTCCACACCTTAAAGAAGCACTATTGAGTGACCCAAACCAACCACAGGAAAGATTCGGGGACAAGAATTGGGACAGACCATTTGATAGACCTGAACCAGGGTTTCAAGATAATTTCAGAGAAAATGCATACTTAGGAAATTCTGGGCCAAGTGATCACAGAAGCGGCTTCGGTCCAGGTGACCAAGGAAACCAGAGAGGTCAAATGTTCGAGGATGGCGGTTTATATGGACCAGAGGGTCGCCGAAATCAGAAGGACTTAGGTGTTGAAGGGGGACGACATGCTGGAGATCCATTCGGCCTGAATGATCCTTTCAATGTTGATAATTCCAGAGGAAGTAGTAGAGAAAAGGGTAGTGTGGAAGATTACAAGAGGGACAGTGGACCTTTTGATGGTAATGATCGCAATCGGAAATCAGCAGTAGGTCAAAGGGATAACAGACATCCAGCCAACATGGGTATGGGAGGTATTGCAGGCCCTGAACACCAAATGGGTACAAGAGATTATTTGAGGGAAAGCAGCATTTCATCTTCAGTTGAAACTCGAGGAGGCTCATCAGGGCGTATTGGTCGAGATGACCGCAAGTATCCTTCAGATCCTATGGGTTTAGGGAGTCTAATTGGACCTGGTGAGAGGAGGGCTCCTGATGATCGCATGGGTCCCAGTGATAGATGGGGTCCAGGTGATCCCATTGGTGTTGATGGTCGCCTGAGTCCAAATGGTCGCATGAGTCGAGGTGGTGTAGATGACAATGGGACAGGTAGACTCATGGGTCCTGATGGTGTTCATGGTCTTGTTGATAAAAGAGCTCCCAACGACCGTAAAGGTCTTGAAAGTCTGATGAGTATGGGTGATCGCATGGGTCCAGGAGATCGCATGGGTCCAGGAGATCGTACGGGTGATTGCATGGGTCCAGGAGATCGCATGGGTCTAGGAGATCGCATGGGTCCAGGAGATCGCATGGGTCCAGGAGATCCCATGGGTCCAGGAGATCGCATGGGTCCAGGAGATCGCATGGGTCCAGGAGATCGCATGGGTCCTGGAGATCGCATGGGTGATCACATGGGTCAAGAACATCGCATGGGTGGTCACATGGGTCCGGGAAATCACATGGGGCCTGGAGATCGCATGGGGCCTGGAGATCGCATGGGTCCAGACGAGCGCATGGGTCCAGGAGATCGCATGGATCCAGATCGTCCAATAGGCCCAGGTGGTCCTATGGATCAAGGAAGTCGCAGAGGTCCTAATGAACGTATGGGTCCTGTTGGTGATATGGGTGATCGAGGTCTTATGGGTCCTGATGATTACATGGGTCCGGATGGTCAAATGGGCATTGATGATCGCAGGGGTTTTCGTGGTCGCATGAGCCCAGATGAATTTAGAGATGTTGGTAATTACATTGGAGCAAAGGGGCCATCAGATTTCAGGGGATCAACAGAGTATGGAGATCTAGTTGGAAACAGAGGACCAAATGATCGTAACGACCATAGGAGGAGGCCAGGGCCTGAGGGTCAGTGGGAACCAGTTAGAAATAGTGGTCCAGGAAGGTTGGGACCTGATGGACGCTTTGAGCCAGAAGAACGTTTTGGTCCAAGACGTCCCTTGGGTTCAAGGGAATATCAGGAATTTGGTTCAAGAGATTACATGGAGCCTGAAAAGAGACAATTTGATTTGGAAAAAAGAGAAGCTATTGAAAGACCCTTTGAAGAACGTCCTGGACCCCATGATAGGATGGGAAAAGATGAGTTTATGAGATCAAGAGAAGGTGTGGGACCCGAGAATCACTTTCAACGACAGAGTCGTTTCGCACCTGCAGAGGGTCAAATGCGGCAAGAGAATCTAGGTCCAGGAGGGTTTAGAGGAATGGATGATCAAGCAAGGAGAGGTGATGACATGAGAAGAGGTGAGCGTGGCACACCAGGGCCATATTCAGATGAACCAAAACTCCCTTCTTTGCTTGGTGACAAGTTACCTCTGTCCAAACACAGTGAGGAAAGAGAACAGCCTCATGATAGAAGATCAGGTGATGACTGTTGTGTCCGCGTAGTTGGTATGCCGTTGGGTGTCACAGTAGCTGATGTTGTCACCTTTTTCAGTGGTGTACGCATTGCTGATAACAGCATACGGTTAGTTGTTGATAACTTGACCAACAAGCCAAATGGTAACGCTTTTGTTAAGTTTGCCAGTGCAGAAGATGCAACCAAAGCATGTAGACTCCCTCGAAAATTTATGGCAAACAGATACATTGAAGTAGGCCGATGCAAAGAGTATGACTGGATCAATGCCAAGGGTTACAGAGTCCAACCTGAAGCTCTCCCTTCAaagttagaaaaacaaggaatcCATAGGTCTCGTTCCCGCTCACCACTTCGTTCTACCTGTGTTGAACTAAAGGGGATACCACATCACACTGAAGTCCATGGCATCAAAGACCTTTTTTATGGCACTATTTTATCAAGTgacaaaattgtaattttgacAAGTAGCGATAACACATCTTTAGGAAGTGCATTTGTTGAATTTCCGGATCATCAGTCATTTGATAAGGCACTGCGCAAACGTGATTTGTATATTGGTAGGCATTCAGTGGACATTAGACCAGTCGCTAAAGAAGTGATGAACACACGTATTCTTGAACACAAGAAACGAAACccagacaaacagacaagatCAGCTTCCAGTTCGAGAGACCCAAAAGATGGCAGCTCCAGAAGTAGAAGTTCTGCATCATCCAGAGACGCAAGGAGTTCTGGAGCAAGAGACCGCGACACAAGGGAACCCAGCTCCAGAGATAAGAGCTCACGCGACCAAGATTCAAGACAGTCATCTTCTAAGCATGGCAGAGACAGTCAAAGGAGCAGTGATAAGGAGCCGAAATCTAGAGACCAGGATTCTCGACAGTCTACACCCAGAAGCAAAGACAACAAAGAAACTGGATCAAGGGTCTCAGATTCTCGAAGTCGTTATTCAGGAGAGTCAAGCAGCTCACAGAAGCGTGATAGCGATCCAAAAAATCAGGACACTAGAAAGTCAGGATCAAGCTCAAAATCAAGTCAGAGAGACTCTGACCAAAAGAACCTGGCAATGTCCTCAAAATTACCAAGTTCTCAACCAGCCATGAAATCCCCGCCAGTCCAGTCAGGACACATTGTTAAGAATGTGACTCCAAAGAAAGAACCCCCTAAGGTACCTGATCACGTTATCCCTGTGGAGATTCCCATCATTCCTgccaatgaaatgaaaaaaccGAACCCAGATGAGAAATGTTGCATCCACATGCGTAACATGCCGTACAATACATCCGAAGATGAAATACACAGTTTCTTTGATGAGATGAAGCTCAGACCCCTGATGGTGCATTTCTTAATCACACCGGACGGACGACCAAATGGACAAGCCTACGTAGAATTCGCAAATGCTGCTGATGCACACAAAGCCATCGCCAAAACAGATGCTCGCATCCAGGACCGTAGCATCCTGATGGGCATTTTAACAAGACGCCACCTAGAAGAGTGCCTCGCTCAAGGTAGACCTCCACATCCACCTCCTCAAGGGCCACCTGCTGGACCAAGAGGACCACCATTTCACCATCGTTCTCCAGGTGATTACAGACCACCCCTCCTTAACACCCCGGATGGGCGAAGGGATGGACCACCATTTGGAATGAGAGGACCTCCAAGAGGCCCCCGACCTTCTCTACCCCCTATTGAGGTCCTCATCGGACGAAGGTGTGTGGTTGGGGCCAGTAACCTGCCCTTCGATATCCCAATACCAGCCATTATTGATTTCTTCAGTAACCATAATGTTGTGCCTGAAACTGTGAGACTGAAGACCACTGAGCGAGGAAGGACTACTGGAGAAGCCATGGTTGCCTTCAGGACTGCAGGGGATGCTAGTCGGGCCATAACAGATCTGAACGGCAGTGTCATTGGAGGCAGGACACTTCGCTTGCATTTGAT GAAACCATAA